In Girardinichthys multiradiatus isolate DD_20200921_A chromosome 18, DD_fGirMul_XY1, whole genome shotgun sequence, a single window of DNA contains:
- the aamdc gene encoding mth938 domain-containing protein translates to MSSPEIASLSWGHMKVKGCSSSYKDCKVWPGGSRAWDWRETGTDHYPGVQPADLEEVLKKGIDLLVIGRGMSEALQVPSSTLDFVKQKGIEVRVLPTQKAVAEYNKLAVQGAKVGGVFHSTC, encoded by the exons ATGTCCTCCCCAGAAATTGCCTCCCTCTCCTGGGGCCACATGAAGGTGAAGGGCTGCTCCTCCAGCTACAAGGACTGCAAGGTGTGGCCCGGAGGCAGTCGGGCCTGGGACTGGAGGGAGACGGGGACTGAT CATTACCCAGGAGTGCAACCTGCTGATCTGGAGGAGGTGCTGAAGAAGGGAATAGACCTGCTTGTCATTGGAAGAGGCATGAGTGAAGCTCTCCAG GTTCCTTCTTCAACTCTGGACTTTGTGAAGCAGAAGGGCATTGAAGTCAGAGTCCTCCCAACTCAGAAGGCTGTGGCTGAATACAACAAGCTGGCTGTTCAAGGTGCCAAAGTGGGTGGCGTCTTCCACTCAACTTGCTGA
- the exosc5 gene encoding exosome complex component RRP46 has protein sequence MTSFSCDKHRLHREGSMMEVSPSSTVSFREFGCEQTLLSRPDGSASFVQGDTSVMAGVYGPAEVKVSKEIYDRATLEVLVHPKVGLPGVRERSQEQCVRETCEASLLLSLHPRSSLTLILQVLHDDGSLLSCFLNAACMALMDAGLSMSCLFCGVTCAISTDGEIITDPTAAQEKESRALMTFAIDSKEHRVMMSSTKGSFSVHELQQCIAVSQKASEKIFQFYRDSVRRRYSKNL, from the exons atgacGTCATTTAGCTGCGACAAACATCGTCTCCACCGTGAAGGCAGCATGATGGAAGTTTCTCCTTCTTCAACTGTTTCTTTCAGAGAGTTCGGCTGTGAACAGACCTTATTGTCCCGTCCTGATGGATCAGCGTCCTTTGTTCAGG GGGATACCAGTGTGATGGCCGGAGTGTACGGACCTGCTGAGGTCAAAGTCAGCAAGGAGATCTACGACCGGGCTACCCTGGAGGTGCTGGTTCATCCTAAAGTGGGACTGCCGG GTGTAAGGGAGCGATCACAAGAGCAGTGCGTGCGAGAAACCTGCGAGGCGTCTCTGCTTTTATCTCTTCATCCTCGCTCCTCGCTCACACTTATCCTGCAGGTGCTGCACGACGATGGCTCA CTCCTGTCCTGCTTTCTGAATGCAGCCTGCATGGCTCTGATGGATGCCGGGTTGTCTATGAGTTGCCTGTTTTGTGGAGTAACCTGTGCAATTAGTACAGACGGTGAAATCATCACAGACCCAACTGCAGCTCAGGAGAAG GAAAGTCGAGCTTTGATGACTTTCGCCATCGACAGCAAAGAACACAGAGTAATGATGTCATCGACCAAAGGCTCCTTTTCAGTTCATGAG CTGCAGCAGTGTATAGCTGTCAGTCAGAAAGCATCAGAGAAGATCTTCCAGTTCTACAGAGACTCAGTGAGACGTCGCTACTCCAAGAACCTTTGA